DNA from Oncorhynchus masou masou isolate Uvic2021 chromosome 5, UVic_Omas_1.1, whole genome shotgun sequence:
TGATCCTGTCAATCAAAAACTAAGGTAAGTAACTCTGGAAGCTTGAATGGCTTTTCCGTATTTGAAGGATATGGAAGACAAACCAACAAAAGCATTAGTCatgaaactgcacatttgctcAGCTTTTTTATATCACTCAAGAAGAGCATTTACTTTAACAGTGTAAAAAAGATTGTGTTGTTTCAACTAATTATTATTAAGTAACTGGTTCCACAGGACTTTTTTTGTTAGCGACAATTTGAGAAAACGTTGGCAAAAATTCAGTCAACTTAAAATGCGTTTTTCAAATTGTCTCAATTAGAAATTGTTATTGGGGGATCTTATCAAAAACAAAAAAGGCAGTGGAATTCGCTACACACATACAATGTTTTCAACTTACATATCTGACACATGTTGACATACATGATTACATTGAgcatgttcatttatacagtaaTCCATATTCAATGTGTTCTCACCTgagatttgaacttacaaccttttgATTCACGGCAATCCTATCTTCTTGCTACACCACCATGTCGGTGTCAATGACTGATTTTACCTGTATTGCTACACTTTGCACTTCAAAGTCTATCTCAGCTCTTTGAAAGTACGCTCAAGAAAAACAATTTTATTTATCAATAGTGAttaaggagtaacattaaaaTAGCTAAAATAGGTCAATaaaatcaatgatgagagaagTAAGATTCACTGATAATTGACATTTCCAATTAAAATATTTACGTGGACGTACAAAAGGAAAACCATTAATACTGACAGCAAAATTTAAAAATAGCAAATTTAGCATTGACATGTGACACAAACTCAACGCAGCACTTTTGTCAAATTAATACTACTCCTTAAATAATGTTAATACATCTCTCTAAATTTCTTTAAAAGTCTTCatcccttaaacaatgtaaaCTAGCTTTGATCCGATTATTGCTCACACAATCTCTATTTGGCGCAAAATTGAAAATGCCATCGAAATGGCATGCCCATACACCAATATTGCGATCTGTAGGGCCTTTTGCATCCACCAATGGTCCAAATATGGCATCCGTACCCTTGCTGATATCATGGATAGTAATGGTTTAAGAACATTCCATGATTTGAAAGgcacatacacattaccagacaACTCAATTTTTCTATATTTATATTTGGGCTCCCGAAAATACTAATCTCTATAATATACATtgagggtacaaaacattaaggacacctgttctttccatgacggACTGatcaggtaaatccaggtgaaagttatgatcccttattaaatgccacttgttaaatcagagtagatgaaggggagacgggttaaagaaggatttttaagccttgagacaattgagacatggattgtgtatgtgtgccattcagagggtgaatgggtaagacaaaatatttaagttcctttgaacggggtatagtagtaggtgccaggtacaCCGGTTTGTGTaaagaactgcaactctgctgggtttttcacactcaacagtttctggTATGTATCAAAAATGCTCCACCATTCAAAggatgtgggaagcattggagtctgTTGTGAGGACAAAAAGTATGGTCCACAGATCTAAGTGAATCTGAACAACCCTTTAATTGGAACAGTATATGGAAAAATATGACCTTGGCATCCAATAATCCGAACCATCAATTTATACATTTGAAGTTTGTTCACAGAATTTATTTAAAACCAAGGAAATGTTTTACGGTGAAATTGGCCTTAAAATGTTCACTGTGTCCCCTAAATCAGGTATGCACATTCCTTCATATGATGTGGGAGTGCCCTGCAGTTAGTAGTGCATGAATGTAAATATTCAGTGCGTTGCATCTAATATGTTACTTAACGATGATAGCTCCTTGTATCTAAATTAATAAGGGATGATTACTGCTGGCTGGCAGCACTGCCGCAAAAAAAGATGTTGGCTATTGGAGGGCATTTAACTTACTCTCTCCCAATTCGCCAGTGGATACAGTTACTATTAGAAGTTATAACGTTAGAAATATCAACAGCGAGAATGAATGGCTCTAGTGAAGGAACAATTGAGGCCTGGACAAATACCCTTGACTCTGTAATGAATAATCTCCGCTAAAGCCCAACACATACAAATAAACAACCTACAAAGCCCAACACAtacaaacaaaatatatatacacacatgttTTGCTTTTAGGACCATGGGGAAGGGGTGGTATGCAGAGGGGAAGACATGTTGGATGTGTGGGGTTGGGGGAATGAGATTGGGGGTGAAGGCTCACTTCTGTTTGTTTCTTTTCCTTTAATACAACATTTCACTACATAATATGATCATAATGATCAATACTTTGTGTTTATGTACCTCTATCTACCACCCCAATGAAAAAAAaggctaaataaatacatttttgatCACAAAAAATGTACTATTAAACTCTGGTCAAAAAGGTATTTCATCATACATATTATGAACGGTTTAAAATGCTTTTTGTATGGTGGACACTATTTCCGCATTGGATAATTAAGATTATATAAAAAGCAAAAGGCTTTGCATGCATTCcttattttttggggggtctCAAACAGCATATGGGGCAAATAATGCAAATCACCTGCAGAGTAAAGATAATATAAACCAATTAATTTAATTGAAAATTTCACATCTTAAATTGAGCACATTAATTTAACTTTGACATACATTAAATTATCTTATTTTTTAAAGGTATATTTTCTTCATATAAATTCATGGCAATACAATTCAAACTGTACAAGGTATTTAATAAGTACCACACAATTCAATTGATTTATGTTAGAcagctttgatttgatttgtttgtgAATATTTTACTTCAGATAACACTTTGTATATGATTATAACCCTATGTGCGGTATAATTTTCAGTGAACATGTATGTTCACTGGAAATTATACTCACACAGGGTTATAATCCACCATGATCATCCAGATTGAAATGTCTTTATGTTAATTTCCTGTAACTGTTAACCTCAGTCTTTTGTAAATTTCATAACAACTAGGTATTATGATTTCaaataaaatataatttaaaaTTAACGGAACTAGGGACATCTAGAAGAAATGCTATTGCTAATCAATCATGACATTTATTCTAGCTTTACAAGTGTTGAAGGCACTTAAGGGGGCGGTATCCCAGACACATATTAAGACTTATCTAGGATTTAAAAGCATTTATTTCATGGAGATTcaagttgtatttgtcacatgcacaagtacagtgaaatgcttaacttgcAAGCCCTACCCAACAGTGCAGTTGCAAAGTTGGGTCGGAGCATGCAAGACGGCAGCGATACAGTACGGCGCCATCGTGTATTCTCCATTGAGTTGGATTTTTTTGTCTAGCACTCGGATTAATTTGTGTCCTAGAAACCGACCCTAGATGTCTATTTGAAGACTATTAATGAGACTACTTCCTTTTCATAAAGTTGAATTAATTTTATAAGCAAGAAGCAGCTCAGCTTGACTAGGTATAGGCTCCCACAGAAAGCTTCATCCAAGCTGAAAGAAACCATATAGAGAAGTTATGCTGAGGACAGTCAAAACAATCAAAGGCCTGAGATTGTATTAAAAATGTTCCCATTGTAGCACTTGCATGTTGGATACAATTACAGAATTGATCTAGATATCTATCTTTAAAAATCTATGTAAAGCTTTATTTAAGAAATTGATATGTGCTGATTATTAGATGTTTGTATTGTTTTTGCTGTGCATGTGGTCAGTTTTGTGTCAATTATAGTTTATTTTCCATACAATAACAAGCTTGAGCTGCTGGGTAAATTGTGACATTCAAATTCTTTATCTGATATGAATATGTTTACAACCACAATACAATCAAAATAGTCTTCCATAGGCCTACTTTCTAACACTCTGTCCTCACTCTGTCCTCACTACAGTCTTTAGGCCGACCTTGCCGACAGAAAAACACAGAGATGAATTCCCTGTTTCTCCTGAGCTGTCTAAGCTCCACCTGGTTTCTCTTGGTATACTCGCACATGGTACTGGAGGACAAGCTATCCACCAATAAGTCTTCTTTCTCGAGTATACAGAATGGGAGCCTGTCAGATGCTCCACCCATCGTCATTGTAGGTCAGTTAATCATTAGGTCTGGCATTTAATCAGTGTGTGGAATAAAAATAAATGGGCTGCTAAAAATCACTCCATTCTTTGATATGTGCTGATATCTTGTGCCCTTTTGCTGTTATATGCAGGAAATATTATTGTAAAATGCAGATATATTTTGCTTGGGTATTTTAAGTATTCCAAGGTTGACTTCAAAAGCAAAGCCGTCAAAATGACTAACACCAATCTTGTGAAATGAAAATATGAAAATATgtcaaatacatttatttttcagAGTTGCCCAAAACGGCAAAGAAAAAAATCAAGAAACCAAGAAAGGTAACTATGTTCTGAAAATAAGTCAAAATTATTAATGTTTGTGTCACATTGATAAGTTGGTGAAATAAGTCTAAAATACACAGCCAAtagtgtaaaaaaaaagaagcttaTTGTGACATTGAATGTAAAAACATTTCAGTGTGAATAAAGGCATGTTTCTACTTGACGAAAAGTATGAGTCAAGTGGTAACACTTTACAATAAGGGTACATTATTAAACATGAGTAAATGCAGGAGTTAACACGAATACATAATATATTAATGCATTTACAAATTGACAATACTATTGCTAAAGACATTCATGACCATATTAGCAAAGAGGTGAAAATTGCTTCAAATAGCTTGTATGCTAATTAAGTTCATGTTATCTAAATATTAGTTAAGTCACTTTGCAGGGCCCTACGTAAAGTAGAAACTTTTTTGAATTTACCAAGGAGGGCCCTATTGTAAAGGGAACACTATTAATACATTGTTGTAGGCTATTCATCATTAATAATGGCATTCATTCATGTTCATTGATGTACCCTTAGTGTAAGTGCAGGCAAGGCTAAATCATTAACCTCCTTTCACAGAACAAATTCAGCGTCAAAAACAAACGTCCACCTCCTCCCGCCAACTGCGTGCCATTGTGGGGAAGCTGCAAAACCCCTAATAATGTGTGCTGTGAGTACTGCGCTTTCTGCCACTGCCGCCTTTTCAAGACTGTGTGCTATTGTCGAATGGGAAATCCGCGGTGTTGAAGACATGAAAGAAACATAACAGAATATTGGCATATTCACAAGGAGAGAAAATGTCTATGAGTAGGCTTATCATACCATCTTGTTTGATGTCTCACTTCTGAGGATAATGGCCAAGATTAATTGAGGACAGAGCCTACATGTGTAGGCCTAAAACCACACAAATCCTTCGACTATCATTCCAAATTTGAGACATTACAAATAATTGGAATAGTATTTATCTCATatgaggtaaaaaaataaaataaaaagcggCACCAGACAAGTTCCATAATGGTgtactagaggctagttgaccctTTCATTCAAATCTGTTCAATTACACATTTGTGTCCTTTAAGTAGGCTACCTTTCCATAAATGGAGAAGTTGTCCTAGTCCAAGGCCTATTAAATCATAGCCTATATTAGTggatatatatttttcaattatATTCTATTAATAAAGACTTTGTTCTGAAGCAATAGCTTACACATCATGCCAGTGCTGTAAAAGAGACAGTGAGTTGGATTTACTGTCTTGAGTAGTCCAGGGGCCAAATTGTCTGGCTCTTTGATAAAACATAGCAAGCACCTTAAAAGAAGCACAAATTATGTTCCCCTACCTGGTTTTCAAAGATTGATGCTGCTAGTGTTCATAACCTCATAATGATCAGCAGTGTTGTATTGCATGCATGTGATCACTTGAACGACAGCAGAAATTAAACTAGCACTGGAGAAATACAAATGTTTTATAGTTCTATATTAATATGACATGTTATTTACAGAAAGACAAACTGGCAAAAGCACTCAAGGAGCCAAAATGTCTGTTCTTGAGTAAAAAAAATAACTAACTGTACAATATTTACTACGAGGCATTTACTGAGGGCCATTAGTACTGAATTCTTCTATGGCATATGGCTTGtattaacacttattttattGATGTAACGAAAAATCTAATCAACACATATTTTGAAATAAACTTCTATTTACATTTTTGGTAACTTTATTTATGTGCATTGAAGTCATCTTCACATTTAAACGCATTTGAACTGCTGCGCTTGTTTAGATCATGGCTGTGAATCATCATACTGCAGCAGTACTGGACGCCTGGTTTCTATTGCACTTGTGTTGCACCCACGAAAGCGTAAATCATAGTCCACATACGCTGAAATGGGATAGTCCTGCGTCTCATTGCGACTTAACTACGCAGCTCTGAGACCAACATCCACAGGAGCAAAGGCCAAATGCACACCTCCCCACAATACGCAACCAACGCGGCTCCGGTATGTGTCCTCTTCATTTGAATGTGTAGACAGTTGGAGAAATTGCTTGAGCTGCTCTGAGAATTTGCTGTGCATAAGCATACACGTTTTGGAATATTATGACTACACTTAAAAAAGCCCACATGCTACAAAAATATTACCCATCTCATCAGTTTATCCTTAGGGGTTCAAGCAGCGAAGCTGCGAGAAACCTTATTATATTTGTTGGCATTGGTTATTAGGGTTTCAAGCAGCAAAGCTGGGTTAAACCGTATTGTATTTTTTGGCATTCTTTTTATTCTTCTTCTGTAAGAAGAAATTCACATGCAAATTCCCATGAGATGGTAAGACTTACAAGGTTGAGCAAAAAAGGTTAACGACCAAGGGCCACACCCTCTCAAGCAATGCTATGTAAATTGGCCACAAGTGATTGAAGATGCAAACTCTGAAAAGTCCCACCGCTCACCCCATGAAACCTAGAATCCGGAAATTTGGTACATAGTTCCCTCTCCTCACAAGGAACACATTTGCCTCAAGGACCCACAAGGTCTGCCATTTAGAATTTTCCGCCATTAAGAATTTTGTGAAAAACACTTAAAACGCTACTCCTCTGGCAGAGAATGACCGATCTTAATGAAACTTCATATATAGCATCTATTAACCAAAGTCTCTTAACACAACATCTTCTAGGCTAGTATGTCAAACAACAATACTGACCAATAAACATTCAAGTGGGCATGACCTGGCACATAAATATATATGAGGATATTAGTATTGTAACAACTTGGTACACATGTTCCAAACATTGTCAAGACTCAACATTTGCAAGCACGTTCAGATCGACCACATGGAATTTGGCACACACACTCAGGGATATGAGTCTAGCTTACCTGTAAAGTCCGTTTCAGTTTGGCTTCATGGTGGCACTGTCAGACAGGCAAAACTATTCATGCAGGTTCACAAGCTCATAGCAGCCATATAGTTTGAGCTAGTGTCCTGGAAAAGACATGGGTACATAGATTCTATATAGAACATTTGGTGTCAACGGTCCCGCGGTTCTGGAGAAAATACATTTAAAGTAGTCAACATCACTGAAAATGGTTAAAAATGCATCAAAAGCAAATTGCATGATCTGTTCGATGTTAAGGTCAGATTTTTGGCAAGCGTGATAAGTAGTACAGAAGCAGCTCATCCACGCCCATTTGTCTTGATGGTGGTGCTATGGGGCTAAAGCTTGAACCCCGGTATGAGGATTCAGTATGAGGATAGTATGAGGATTCAGCTGATTAAGTCACCTTTTAGTTTGCTTGAACTTTGcggcatcaaatcaaattttactgtgaaatgcttacttacaagcccttacccaacaacgcagttcaagaaatagagttaagaaaatatttactaaataaataaagtaaaaaataaaacaaaaagtaaaacaataaattaacaataacgaggctatatacagggggtaccagtaccaagtcaatgtgcgggggtacaggttagttgaggtaatttgtacatgtaggtaagggtaaagtgaTCATgcattttatttacctttattttactaggcaagtcagttaagaacaaattcttattttcaatgatggcctaggaacagtgggttaactgcctgttcaggggcagaacaacagattttgtaccttgtcagctcggggatttgaacttgcaacctttcagttactagtccaatgctctaaccactaggctaccctgccgccctagtgaccatgcatagataacaaattgtgagtagcagcagtgtaaaaacaaagcaAAGTAAATAgcccgggtggccatttgattaattgttcagcagtcttatggcttaggggtaaaagctgttaaggagccttttggacctagacttggcgctccggtatccGTACCAGTTGCATTGTGAGAAcagacttgggtgactggaggcTTTGACCATTTctggggctttcctctgacacgcctagtatataggtcctggattgcaggaagcttgatcccagtgatgtactgggccatacacattaccctctgtagcgtcttatggtcagatgccgagcagttgccataccaggcagtgatgcaaccagtcaggattctctcgatggagcagctgtagaactttgaggatctggggatccatgccaaatgttttcagtctcctgaggggaaaaaggTATTGTTGTGCACGCTTCACaaatgtcttggtgtgtttggaccatgatagtttgttggcgtggtggacaccaaggaacttgaaattttctacccgctccactacagacacgtagatgtgaatgggggcgagttcggccctccttttcctgtagtccacagtcagctcctttgtcttggtcatgttgagaggttattgtcctagcaccacactgccaggtctctgacctcctccctataggctgtctaatttttgttggtgatcaggcctaccactgttgtgtcgtcagcaaagttaatgatggtgttggaatcgtgcttggcaacgcagtcgtgggtgaatagggagcacaggagaggactaagcacgcaccactGAGCATTGAGggctctatggtgttgaacgctgagctgtagtcaatgaatagcattctcacataggtgttccttttgttcacaTGGGAAAGGGCATtgagctctagcctttagctcagtgcagatgttgatgaagctggtgactgtggtggtatagtcctcaatgccattggatcaatcccgggaacatattacagtctgtgctagcaaaacagtcctgtagcgtagcatccacgtcatgacgacttccgtattgagcgagtcactggcacttcctgctttagtttttgcttatatgcaggaatcaggaggatataattatcgtcagatttgtcaaatggagacaggagagctttgtacgcatctctgtgtgtggagta
Protein-coding regions in this window:
- the LOC135526710 gene encoding agouti-signaling protein-like; translated protein: MNSLFLLSCLSSTWFLLVYSHMVLEDKLSTNKSSFSSIQNGSLSDAPPIVIVELPKTAKKKIKKPRKNKFSVKNKRPPPPANCVPLWGSCKTPNNVCCEYCAFCHCRLFKTVCYCRMGNPRC